Within the Nitrospira sp. genome, the region CGTCAACGGATCCGGCTGCGCACACGAGGTCGAGGTGCTGTTCGTTGGCTGTCGCGATCTGCCGGAATTGCTCGACCACGTCCTGAGCGACCGTCGTGAGCGAGATGTCCTCGGGGAAATGCCGCTCCTTGCCCTCCTCGATACGAGAGCGATGGAGCAGGTTGGCGATCATTCTGGCCAACCGTGTCCCTCCGGCCTTGAGGCGCGTCAGGTACTTGGTCTGCTTTTCCGAGAGGGGGCCGGTCACGCCCTCCAGCATGTTGTCGACGAAGCCGGTGATGATCGTCAACGGGGTACGAAGTTCGTGCGAGACGTGCGCCACGAACTGAGACTTGAGCCGGTCCATTTCTTGTAGCTGCTCGTTGGCGCGTGCGAGTTCGGCGGTCCGCTCGCGCACCTTTGCCTCGAGACCGATGTTCAATTTCTCGATTTCGCTGTAGGCCTCGGCGTTATCGAGCGCCATGGCCACCTGTGCCGCCACCGTTTGCATGAGTTCGAGATCCTCTTCCGTCAAAGCCTGCTCGGTGCGCCGGTCGACGGTCAGCGAGCCAAGAATGCGATCCTGAACCTTGAGCGGGACGGTGATGAATGATTTCGTGTTGGTCAGCGTGGCGAGTTCGCGGTGAAGAGGATGAATCTTCTCCCACACCTCATGGATATCCTTGACCAACAGCGGATTCCCCTGCAGGGCCACGGTACCCTCGACGGAGGTGGGATCGGCGAGAGGAGTCGTGACCGTCCGCGCGAATGCCGCCACGTGGTCGGGGACGCCGAGGACGCGGGAATCATGCGCGATACGTTTGGCGCGATCGTAGAAGGTGATCATCACCCGATCGTAGTCGAGATCGTATTTAATGTGTTGCAAAACGCTCTGGATGAGGTGCTCGCGATCCAAGGTGGAGCTCACGAGCAGTCCCGCACGATGGAGGAGCGTCAGTTGATTGACTTTTTTTCTGAGCACCGCGGAGGTCTGTTGTTGGGAGAGGTACGCGTTCCGCAGTTCCTCATGGCGCGTTTCCACCGACGTCACTTGCTCCTGAATGACCCGTGTGCCTTCGGCGATATCCTTGCGGAGTGTGGTATTGGTCGCGACCAACCAGGGGAGGACTCCCATCGGCAACGCGAGCAGGAGGGCGAGCGGGAGCGAGAGAGCGGGAAGCCAGTACGCAAGCGCGACACCCAACCCTGCCGTGAGCAGGGTTCCAATCGCGACCCACATCCACGGGAACCGGCCGCGCGCCTCCCACGTGACTTCCCACTGACAATAGGGATCGTCCTTGGCGATGCATTGCAGATCGACGACGCGCGCCGGCTTCAGTCCGTGCACCCGTTCGGGCGTGGAGATCAAGGTTCCTTTGATGGCCTGGCAGACGCGGCGGGCACATGATCGACGATACGGGCCGAATTGCTGGTAGACGTGGTCCTGGAAGCTGACCCGCAATAGCGCACGATGGTCGGACACGTCCAGGGATTCGAAGTGGATGGAAGGGGCGTACTTCTCCCCGAAGTAAGGCCACACCTTGAATATTTGTGCGGTCGAAAAAGGGCGCGCCAACGCCAGGATGACGGGAGACACGAACTTTTCGCGCGCGAGATGCAATTGGAATTCCTGATCGCCCGACAGGTCGGTGCAAAAGCAATCGAGAAAGCTGACGAATTCGTAGGAGTAACTGTTCCATTGGTTGCGGAGGAATTCGTCCGTCACGTGATAGGCCGGATCGGGGATGCGCTCGTTGAGCAGCCTGATCAAATCGCGCACGGCCTGAGCGCCCGCTTCGGCGCCACGTTGGCGACGGACCGACTCTTCGAGAAATTCGAGATTGGCGCGGATCGCCACGCCGCTGACATCCCGTATCATGACGCCGTCGGGACGCACGCCGAAGGGACGTGCCTCCATCATGCCCTTTTCGAGGATGCGGTGGGAGAGGTCGAGCAGAGGTTGGTTCAATGCCGCAGCCTCTCAAACGAAGAGGGTACGTCGGCCCCGAAGCCACGTATCATTGGCGTGGGGACGTGAACAACGGCCGCGTCGGGGTGCCGAGAGCGCTTCCGGACCTTGACGAATCCTGCCGATCTTGGCGGCAGAGGGGAGCATCCAGGCTCCAGGCGGAGGGTACAATCCTCCGCCGAAAAATGGAAGAGGCGCGGTCACGTCCCAGGTGCCTGAGCATTCGGAGAAGGCCTGAGCGGCAGCCTGAACGAGAAGCGGCTGCCGGCTCCCACCGTACTTTCGACCCAGACACGTCCCCCATGGAGTTCGATCAACGTCCGAACGATGGCCAACCCGAGCCCTGCCCCTCGTGCTTCCGGAGGCACGGTATGGCCGCGGAAAAACTTTTCGAAAATCCTCGGTAATTCTTCCGCCGGAATGCCGAAGCCGGTGTCGGTCACATCGACTTGGAGAATTCCTGGTTCCGGCTGCGAGAGCGAGACCTCGACGCGTCCTTCTGACGGCGTAAACTTAAGGGCATTCCCTACGAGATTGGTCAGGACCTGGTGGAGCTTGTTTCGGTCTCCGGAGAAGAGCGGGACAGTCTCCGGCGCAGCCATCGCCACGGTCACACCTTTGTCCTGTGCCATCCGCTGGAACTCGTCCAGGACGTCTATGGCGAGCGTACGGAGGTCGACCTCCGACAGCGACAGTTCGACCTTGCCTGCTTCAATGCGGGACAGGTCGAGGAGTTCCGCGATCATGTGTGTCAGGCGGTCCGCGTTGACCTTCACCCGGTTGAGATAGTGCCCTTGCTTTTCCGTCAAGGGGCCTGCCAGCCCATCCAACATGTTGTCGATGTACCCACGGATGGCTGTCATCGGCGTGCGAAGCTCGTGGGACACGATCGAGACGAACGCCGATTTTAGTTTGTCGAGCTCCTGTAGCCGTGCGTTGGCGGATTGGATCTCCGCGGTCCGCTCTTCGACCCGCTGTTCGAGACTGGCGGTCAGCGTGCCGAGCTCATGATAGGCTTGGGCGTTGTCGATCGCCACGGCCACGTGACTCGCCAGCGTGACCAAGATGTCGAGGTCGTCTTGAGTGCATGCCTGCTGGCCTCGATCGGCACCGATATATCCCAGGATCCGTTGAGTGCTGCGAAGCGGGGCCACCACGAACGAGGTGGTGCCGGATTGTCTGATCAGGTCGAGAGTGCCCATGGGAAGTCTGCCCGCCACGTGGGCGATGTCTGTGACAAGGAGCGATTGGCCGCGCACAAACAAATCCGCATGGAGAGTCCCTTCTTCGACGAGAAACTCGCGCTGGAGGATGGTCTGTTGCACGGCCTCGGCCAACCCCGCCACGGAGGCGACCCGCGCGCGGCCGGTCTCGGGATCATAGAAGACGACAATGGTACGCGCGAAGCCGAGATTGTCCGTCAGCAGGCGCATGACCGTCCTGAGCAACTTATCGAGTTCCAGCGTCGAAGAGAGGGCCGTGGCGGCTTGGTTGAGGGTCGTCAACTGCCGCACTTGACTGGAGATGGTGGCGAGATTCGTCGAAATCGCTTCGTCCCGCTCTTTCAGGGATTGTGTCATGTTATTGAAGAGCCAGGTCAGCTGACCAATTTCGTCGTTCGTGGTGGATGGCGCCGTGGCGTTGAGGTCGCCGCCCGTCACTCGGCGTGCGACCGAGGCGAGAGATCGTAGTGGCGTAATGATCCGATTGGTGAGCCAGATGGTGCCAAGAATGCCCGAGAGGATGATCGCCAACGTCAGCCAGGCAGCGGTGCCGATGGCCTCGATCAAGGCCACATTCAGATGTGACTCGGTGAGTCCGACTTGAATGAGACCCAGCACTCTGGATGCCGGCGAATTGCCCTTGCGCCGCCCACCGGAGGCTTCCGCCCGCTGCAGCTCGAGGCTATCCGTCTCGATGTCGTACTCTGCCGGCCGAAGAACAGGAAGTGCGAAGTCATACATCCGTTCCTGCTCCGTGAGCTTGGACGCCATATCCGAGGGGAGCCGGTCCACGGGGACGGCTCGGGATTTACCAGGCTCAACCACCAAATAACTCACGAAGGGATCCAACGTGGTTGTCTGAAGTGTGGCCAGGCCCACGCCCGGATCGGGATACAAGGTCGTCTGAATTTCCCGCTTGCGAATTCTTGCATCGGTGGATCTGCCCTTGGTCCGAGCGACGAGCGGGTGGCCATCCGAATCGGAAATGATGGCGTACACCACATCGTCCACTCCCATTACCACGTCCAGAAATTCCGCGAGGGTCTCCCGGTCGTCGGTAATGACGGCAAACCGCACTCGTGGATTCGAGGCCAAATTCTTGGCGAGGATCGTCCCGACGTTCTTTAATTGCTGAGTCATCGAGTCCCGCTTGTTGTTGATGAAGTACCAACTGATGGCCGAACACGTGACAATAATGATGAGGCTCAGAAAGGCCACGAACTTGATCCGCAAGCTGACGAAGCGCTCTGGTTTGACCCCCTGTGATCGTTCAGTCATGAGTGGACCTTCACGCATGGTGCCCCTCAATAGCGTTCGTCAGCTCGCCGTTGGACCTCAGCCGGGATGGTGATGTCCAGGAACCGGGCCGATTTCAAATTGATTGCGAGATGGAATCGATCGGGAACGGTCCGGATCGGCGTGTTCACTTTCCGATCCAGTATTTGTTTGGAGATCCGGGCGGCTTGTTTGCCGATCTCTCTGTAGTCGACCGAGAGGCTCAGCAAGGCGCCGCGTTTGACGAACTCGGAGGAAAATCCAAACACCGGCCGGTTGGCATCCAGGCTCTCCTGCAGGATAAAAGGCAGCGATTCGTCGTTCAGCACCGTCGTGTCAGGGGCCAGCCAGATGGCGTCGACAGTGGGCAAGAGTGCCCGGAGTGTCGGCGGCAGGTCTCGTTCGGTGGAGACCTCCCGAGCAATGACTTGCACGTTGTGTCGCTTGGCCTCCGCCGAAGCCGATTGGACGAAACGGGCGGTCTTGGCGGGATCGTACAGGATGCCCACGCGCTTCAGATTCGGCAGAACCGACCGCATGGCCGCCAATTGCTGGTCGATGGGGATTTCGAGGGAAATACCGGACAGATTGGCGGCCGAGAGATCGTATTTCTCGGGATCCAGCACCATGCAATAGACCACGGGAATGTCGAGGATCTCGAGCTTGGCGGCGAGTGCGGCTTTGATCCCGACGGCCAAGACCAGGGTGGCATCGGATGCGCGAATACGGCGGGCCAGCTTCCGTCCGGTTGCCAGGTCGCCCTGTAGGTCATGGACGGAAATGTCGGCGCCGTCGGCGATGTTCTGAGACC harbors:
- a CDS encoding ABC transporter substrate-binding protein, whose product is MPRLARALFTLGWVAIVCLGLSLSPSPSIAGEIVILKSSDLSAYELAIEGFRSQNIADGADISVHDLQGDLATGRKLARRIRASDATLVLAVGIKAALAAKLEILDIPVVYCMVLDPEKYDLSAANLSGISLEIPIDQQLAAMRSVLPNLKRVGILYDPAKTARFVQSASAEAKRHNVQVIAREVSTERDLPPTLRALLPTVDAIWLAPDTTVLNDESLPFILQESLDANRPVFGFSSEFVKRGALLSLSVDYREIGKQAARISKQILDRKVNTPIRTVPDRFHLAINLKSARFLDITIPAEVQRRADERY